A window from Synechococcus sp. UW179A encodes these proteins:
- a CDS encoding NAD(P)/FAD-dependent oxidoreductase, with amino-acid sequence MSDIFEADVIIVGGGPAGCACALYTARSSLKTYILDKNPAVGALAITHKIANYPGVPADTSGADLLNTMRDQAISYGANYQQVQVYGIDLSGPEKTVYTPEGTFKGKTLVLATGAMGRTSTLPGEDQYLGRGVSYCATCDGAFYKNQQVAVYGSNQEAIDEALVLTKFASTVHWITNSKPNANSTGLSQLQSAPNVQHWKRTRLTSVDGDDSGVTAVKLQESGSQEDTQLDVNGVFVYSSGSLPITDYLHGQIPLNDEGGVVVNDDMMTGLDGVWAIGDIRNTPFKQAVVACSDGCIAAMSIDKFLNQRKEIRVDWVHR; translated from the coding sequence ATGTCAGATATTTTTGAGGCTGACGTCATTATCGTTGGTGGTGGTCCAGCAGGTTGTGCATGCGCTCTTTACACTGCCCGTTCTTCGTTGAAAACATATATTTTGGATAAAAACCCTGCGGTTGGAGCCCTGGCGATTACTCATAAAATCGCAAATTATCCTGGTGTTCCGGCAGATACATCAGGGGCGGATTTGCTGAATACGATGAGAGATCAGGCTATTAGCTATGGAGCTAATTACCAGCAAGTGCAAGTCTATGGAATTGATTTATCAGGGCCTGAAAAAACTGTTTACACTCCAGAAGGCACTTTTAAAGGCAAAACGCTTGTGCTTGCCACCGGTGCGATGGGGCGTACATCAACACTTCCTGGAGAAGATCAGTACCTAGGTCGTGGTGTGAGTTATTGCGCTACTTGCGATGGAGCGTTCTATAAAAACCAGCAAGTAGCAGTATATGGTTCTAATCAAGAAGCTATTGATGAGGCTCTTGTTCTTACCAAATTCGCGTCAACTGTTCATTGGATCACGAATAGCAAGCCAAACGCTAACAGCACTGGTCTGTCTCAGCTTCAATCAGCTCCTAATGTTCAGCATTGGAAGCGTACACGCCTGACATCTGTCGATGGTGACGATTCAGGTGTTACTGCTGTTAAGCTTCAAGAATCCGGAAGTCAAGAAGATACTCAATTAGATGTTAACGGTGTTTTTGTTTATTCTTCCGGCAGTTTGCCAATTACTGATTATTTACATGGACAGATCCCTTTGAATGATGAGGGTGGTGTAGTTGTTAACGATGATATGATGACCGGCTTGGATGGAGTTTGGGCTATTGGAGACATCCGTAACACCCCTTTCAAACAAGCCGTTGTTGCTTGTTCGGATGGTTGCATCGCGGCAATGTCTATTGATAAGTTTCTAAATCAGCGCAAGGAAATCAGGGTCGATTGGGTTCACCGGTAG